One genomic segment of Halalkalicoccus tibetensis includes these proteins:
- a CDS encoding ATP-dependent helicase — MGARERLAARGVDADSVGDADVLKSFSPVVQEWWIDRFGEYVPENGGVFTPPQREAIPLVRGGENALICAPTGSGKTLASFSAVIDDLIERDREDDLENSVYCLYVSPLKSLANDIGRNLDVPLSEITDRLAERGEDCEVRHAIRHGDTPEGERRKMLEETPHILNTTPETLAILLNSPKFKEKLSTVEYVVVDEIHSLAANKRGTHLSVSLERVEELAENSPTRIGCSATVEPLDTIAEFLVGCEDGSPREYEIVDTRFVREFDLELACPTDDLIHTPRELVQDRFYERLHELIADHENTLVFTNTRSGAERVLQNLRERFGYDETDSGCHHGSLSTEARQSVEEGLKAGELDVVTTSTSLELGIDMPHVDLVVQVGSPKSVASLLQRVGRAGHRLGQTVTGRVIALDRDELIECAVMLEKARSGFVDRVFVPEGAMDVAAQHVYGMAINGVRPERELRATLERAYPYREFSDREWESLMAYLTADYEGMEEKNVYAKVWRDTNDPPDGEHHYEAYPVGEHLIGKRGRLARVIYMTNIGTIPDSFTCSVYTRGENERVGDLDENYLDTLDPGDVFVIGGRQFEFRYRRGSKVYVDHTSARPTVPTWFSERLPLSYDLGREILAFKRDLLARYESGGPARVRNWLRGFPIDDDSVRALARMFDEQLRYAGPESVSTDARLAIEEERDRTEYKRRYYVRSNYGRRFNEGFSRLLAYRCAQEADANVTVAVADNGFTLAMPLNRKVDLRGLIEGTDPDEVRDVLRAALEGTDLLQRYFRINATRSLMILKRYKGYEKSASEQQVSSEMLLGFAGELEDFAVLEETYREILEDKLAVGAVADVLRGIRSGEIELAIDRVDSPSPLSFGLATLSASDVVLAEDESAVLKEFHERVLEEIGEDGRAGGALPVED, encoded by the coding sequence ATGGGTGCACGCGAGCGGCTCGCCGCTCGAGGGGTCGACGCCGACAGCGTGGGCGACGCCGACGTCCTGAAGTCGTTCTCGCCGGTCGTCCAGGAGTGGTGGATCGACCGGTTCGGCGAGTACGTCCCCGAGAACGGCGGCGTCTTCACCCCGCCACAGCGCGAGGCGATTCCCCTGGTTCGTGGGGGCGAGAACGCCCTGATCTGTGCGCCGACCGGGTCGGGCAAGACGCTCGCCTCGTTCAGCGCCGTCATCGACGACCTGATCGAGCGCGACCGCGAGGACGACCTGGAGAACTCCGTCTACTGTCTGTACGTCTCCCCGCTGAAGTCGCTCGCGAACGACATCGGCCGCAACCTCGACGTCCCCCTGAGCGAGATCACCGACCGGCTGGCCGAACGCGGCGAGGACTGCGAGGTGCGCCACGCGATCCGCCACGGCGACACGCCCGAGGGCGAGCGCCGGAAGATGCTCGAGGAGACGCCCCACATCCTCAACACCACCCCGGAAACGCTCGCGATCCTGCTCAACTCCCCGAAGTTCAAGGAGAAGCTTTCCACCGTCGAGTACGTCGTCGTCGACGAGATCCACTCGTTGGCGGCGAACAAACGGGGGACCCACCTCTCGGTGAGCCTCGAACGCGTCGAGGAGCTCGCGGAGAACTCGCCCACCAGGATCGGCTGTTCGGCGACCGTCGAACCCCTCGATACGATCGCGGAGTTCCTGGTCGGATGCGAGGACGGCTCCCCGAGGGAGTACGAGATCGTCGACACCCGCTTCGTCCGTGAGTTCGACCTCGAACTCGCCTGCCCGACCGACGATCTGATCCACACGCCGCGCGAACTCGTCCAGGACCGCTTTTACGAGCGGCTCCACGAGCTGATCGCGGACCACGAGAACACGCTCGTCTTCACCAACACCCGCTCGGGTGCCGAGCGCGTCCTCCAGAACCTCCGCGAGCGCTTCGGCTACGACGAGACGGACTCGGGCTGTCACCACGGCAGCCTCTCGACGGAGGCCCGCCAGTCGGTCGAGGAGGGGCTGAAGGCCGGCGAGCTCGACGTGGTGACGACCTCCACCAGCCTGGAGCTCGGGATCGACATGCCCCACGTCGACCTCGTGGTGCAGGTCGGCTCGCCCAAGTCCGTCGCCTCGCTGCTCCAGCGCGTGGGGCGGGCGGGCCATCGGCTCGGCCAGACGGTCACGGGCCGGGTGATCGCGCTGGATCGCGACGAGCTGATCGAGTGTGCGGTGATGCTCGAGAAGGCGCGGTCGGGGTTCGTCGACCGGGTGTTCGTCCCCGAGGGCGCGATGGACGTCGCCGCCCAGCACGTCTACGGCATGGCGATCAACGGGGTACGACCCGAGCGCGAGCTCCGCGCGACCCTCGAACGCGCCTACCCGTATCGGGAGTTCTCCGACCGCGAGTGGGAGTCGCTGATGGCCTACCTCACCGCCGACTACGAGGGGATGGAGGAGAAGAACGTCTACGCGAAGGTCTGGCGCGACACGAACGACCCGCCCGACGGCGAGCACCACTACGAGGCGTACCCCGTGGGCGAGCACCTGATCGGGAAACGTGGCCGGCTCGCCCGCGTGATCTACATGACCAACATCGGGACGATCCCCGATTCCTTCACCTGCAGCGTCTACACCCGCGGCGAGAACGAACGCGTCGGCGACCTCGACGAGAACTACCTCGACACGCTCGACCCGGGCGACGTGTTCGTCATCGGCGGCCGACAGTTCGAGTTCCGCTATCGGAGAGGATCGAAGGTCTACGTCGACCATACGAGCGCGCGGCCGACGGTACCGACGTGGTTCTCCGAGCGCCTGCCGCTCTCCTACGATCTCGGTCGGGAGATCCTCGCGTTCAAGCGCGACCTGCTCGCGCGCTACGAGTCAGGGGGCCCGGCCCGGGTGCGAAACTGGCTGCGGGGGTTCCCGATCGACGACGACAGCGTCCGCGCGCTGGCGCGGATGTTCGACGAGCAGCTCCGCTACGCGGGACCCGAGAGCGTCAGCACCGACGCCCGGCTCGCCATCGAGGAGGAGCGCGACCGAACCGAGTACAAACGGCGCTACTACGTCCGTTCGAACTACGGTCGACGGTTCAACGAGGGGTTCTCGCGGCTGCTCGCCTACCGCTGTGCCCAGGAGGCCGACGCCAACGTCACCGTCGCGGTCGCGGACAACGGCTTCACGCTCGCGATGCCGCTCAACCGAAAAGTCGACCTCCGGGGGCTCATCGAGGGGACCGACCCCGACGAGGTCCGCGATGTCCTCCGGGCGGCCCTCGAGGGGACGGACCTCCTCCAGCGGTATTTCCGGATCAACGCCACCCGGTCGCTGATGATCCTGAAACGCTACAAGGGATACGAGAAGAGCGCGAGCGAACAGCAGGTCTCGAGCGAGATGCTGCTGGGGTTCGCGGGCGAGTTGGAGGACTTTGCGGTCCTCGAGGAGACCTACCGCGAGATACTGGAGGACAAACTGGCCGTTGGGGCGGTCGCGGACGTCCTCCGCGGGATCCGTTCGGGGGAGATCGAGCTCGCGATCGACCGGGTCGACTCGCCCTCGCCGCTCTCCTTCGGGCTGGCGACGCTGTCGGCCAGCGACGTCGTGCTCGCCGAGGACGAGAGCGCGGTACTGAAGGAGTTCCACGAGCGCGTCCTCGAGGAGATCGGCGAGGACGGGCGGGCCGGTGGCGCGTTACCGGTCGAGGACTAG
- a CDS encoding MBL fold metallo-hydrolase, with the protein MRVTFLGTGSAMPTGERFQTGLLLEDDGRTLLVDCGSGALHGLARTDAGYEGVSSLLLTHHHLDHVADLMPLMKARWLAGEEHLEIVGPQGTKSLVDGLLEVHDYMQDRLDLSIREVGPHEFEVAGFDVEGYETRHSMYCLAYRFDDRFTFSGDSDAFEGLADFAEGSAVLLHDCSFPDDVEVDGHPTPTELGEALSGREIGRVYLTHLYPHTEGNQEGMLESIGEVYDGDVRFAEDGRSVTIR; encoded by the coding sequence ATGCGAGTCACCTTCCTCGGCACCGGCAGCGCCATGCCGACCGGCGAGCGGTTCCAGACCGGCCTGCTGCTCGAAGACGACGGCCGAACCCTGTTGGTCGACTGTGGCAGCGGCGCGCTCCACGGCCTCGCACGGACGGACGCCGGCTACGAGGGCGTCTCCTCGCTGCTGCTGACCCACCACCACCTCGACCACGTCGCGGACCTCATGCCGCTGATGAAGGCCCGCTGGCTCGCGGGCGAGGAACATCTGGAGATCGTCGGCCCGCAGGGGACGAAGTCGCTGGTCGACGGCCTGCTCGAGGTTCACGACTACATGCAGGACCGTCTCGACCTCTCGATCCGCGAGGTCGGTCCCCACGAGTTCGAGGTCGCGGGCTTCGACGTCGAGGGGTACGAGACGCGCCACTCGATGTACTGTCTGGCCTACCGGTTCGACGATCGCTTCACGTTCAGCGGCGACAGCGACGCCTTCGAGGGGCTCGCGGATTTCGCCGAGGGCTCCGCGGTGTTGCTCCACGACTGCTCGTTCCCCGACGACGTCGAGGTCGACGGCCACCCCACGCCGACCGAACTCGGAGAGGCGCTCTCGGGCCGTGAGATCGGGCGGGTCTACCTCACCCACCTGTATCCCCACACGGAGGGCAACCAAGAGGGGATGCTCGAGTCGATCGGCGAGGTCTACGACGGCGACGTCCGGTTCGCGGAGGACGGCCGCAGCGTGACGATCCGCTGA
- a CDS encoding mRNA surveillance protein pelota encodes MQIKDRHRVEGGKERLTLVPEHLDDLWHLTYVLEPGDLVSADTTRRIQRNDDQMRDTGGEREPMRVTIAVEDVEFHKFANRLRVGGEITWASREDQLGHHHTLNVEEHDEIEVEKHLKADQRERLEEAEESAENPDVAIATVEEGEAHIHTVAQYGTEERATFTGPSGKGEFARARSELFGKLADALSRMDVDAIILAGPGFTKQDAYDYIEENTRDVAELITMVDTSGVGDRGVHEVLKRGAVEDVQAETRIAREAELIDELTRRMAEGAKAAYGIDEVAEAAEFGAIETLLITDERLREERAGSGDWRMDVNDLITTAEQKGGDVVVFSSEFDPAQQLSNLGGVAALLRYRLQ; translated from the coding sequence ATGCAGATCAAGGACCGCCACCGCGTCGAGGGCGGCAAGGAGCGCCTGACGCTCGTGCCCGAGCACCTCGACGACCTCTGGCATCTCACCTACGTCCTCGAACCCGGCGACCTCGTCTCGGCCGACACCACCCGCCGGATCCAGCGAAACGACGACCAGATGCGCGACACCGGCGGCGAGCGCGAGCCCATGCGCGTGACGATCGCCGTCGAGGACGTCGAGTTCCACAAGTTCGCGAACCGCCTCCGGGTCGGCGGCGAGATCACCTGGGCCTCCCGCGAGGACCAGCTCGGCCACCACCACACCCTCAACGTCGAGGAACACGACGAGATCGAGGTCGAGAAACACCTGAAGGCCGACCAGCGAGAGCGCCTGGAGGAGGCCGAGGAGTCCGCCGAGAACCCCGACGTGGCGATCGCCACCGTCGAGGAGGGCGAGGCCCACATCCACACCGTCGCGCAGTACGGCACCGAGGAACGCGCCACGTTCACGGGTCCGAGCGGCAAGGGCGAGTTCGCCCGGGCGCGCTCGGAGCTGTTCGGGAAGCTCGCCGACGCCCTCTCCCGGATGGACGTCGACGCGATCATCCTCGCCGGACCGGGCTTCACCAAGCAGGACGCCTACGACTACATCGAGGAGAACACCCGGGACGTCGCCGAGCTGATCACCATGGTCGACACCTCCGGCGTCGGCGACCGCGGGGTCCACGAGGTACTCAAACGCGGCGCGGTCGAGGACGTCCAGGCCGAGACCCGCATCGCCCGCGAGGCCGAGCTGATCGACGAGCTGACCCGCCGGATGGCCGAGGGCGCGAAGGCCGCCTACGGGATCGACGAGGTCGCGGAGGCCGCGGAGTTCGGCGCGATCGAGACGCTGCTGATCACCGACGAGCGCCTGCGCGAGGAGCGGGCGGGCTCCGGCGACTGGAGGATGGACGTCAACGACCTGATCACGACCGCCGAACAGAAGGGCGGCGACGTGGTGGTGTTCTCGAGCGAGTTCGACCCCGCCCAGCAGCTCTCGAATTTGGGCGGCGTTGCGGCGCTGCTTCGGTATCGCCTGCAGTGA
- a CDS encoding DUF4013 domain-containing protein: protein MRARDRLAYLRGEHAEEALLVGWICLLAHTLFLPVLALVPALGYLVATARAVIGGEEALPPVEFRALFSEGLAAGAICLLYGLIPATIGAVTVSLATETAIDPQDGATLFFLIGSTTTLFVVLAGLYALPIALCRYAVGGIRDALPSRAFLAVGTHAAYFIGWTSALLLLAAGGLGGGVIEIVPVVGPILAALVWWITAIVAARRLAAAYRTV from the coding sequence ATGAGAGCGCGCGATCGCCTCGCCTATCTCCGAGGGGAACACGCCGAGGAGGCCCTGCTGGTCGGCTGGATCTGCCTGCTCGCCCACACGCTTTTCCTCCCGGTGCTCGCGCTCGTCCCCGCGCTCGGCTACCTCGTCGCGACGGCACGGGCGGTGATAGGCGGGGAAGAGGCCCTGCCGCCGGTCGAGTTCCGTGCACTGTTCTCGGAGGGCCTCGCTGCGGGCGCGATCTGTCTCCTCTACGGGCTGATCCCGGCGACGATCGGCGCGGTCACCGTCTCGCTGGCGACCGAGACGGCGATCGATCCCCAGGACGGGGCGACGCTGTTCTTCCTGATCGGCTCGACGACGACGCTGTTCGTCGTTCTCGCGGGGCTGTACGCCCTCCCGATCGCGCTGTGTCGCTACGCCGTCGGCGGGATCCGCGACGCGCTCCCCTCGCGGGCGTTCCTCGCCGTCGGAACCCACGCGGCGTACTTCATCGGGTGGACGAGCGCGCTGCTCCTGCTTGCCGCCGGCGGGCTCGGGGGCGGCGTCATCGAGATCGTTCCCGTGGTCGGCCCGATCCTCGCGGCGCTGGTCTGGTGGATCACGGCGATCGTCGCTGCCCGACGGCTCGCGGCCGCCTACCGGACAGTTTGA
- a CDS encoding DUF4013 domain-containing protein has translation MLGDAIEYPARGEDALTTVLVGGLLPVLATLIGLVGLALSVLLVGFAILPLALVPGLALFGYYVAVLRSTVAGDPDPPRFRNWKRLLVDGLRFVAVSVVYAVPFVLLVGTFVAVVAASEAAVGDPAAETVAAVGAAVTALLAAGSLLAYAYFQPLALANLAREDRLGAAFDLGTLRTVGLTKTYAVAWLLAAVVWLVGGAIEGTLWIVLVGLFVGFYADVVRYYLYGRGLRRALGIDSDPEPATAPDRDPRDAEPTRSGDPTASSRPATERPAEPIERGTIPRIEEPAEFATRTGRRDRERGWPDWETDG, from the coding sequence ATGTTAGGCGACGCGATCGAGTACCCCGCCCGGGGCGAGGACGCGCTGACGACGGTGCTCGTCGGCGGACTGTTGCCGGTGCTCGCGACCCTGATCGGACTCGTCGGGCTCGCGCTCTCGGTGCTCCTGGTCGGCTTCGCGATCCTCCCGCTGGCGCTGGTGCCGGGGCTCGCGCTGTTCGGCTACTACGTCGCCGTCCTTCGGAGCACGGTCGCGGGCGATCCCGATCCGCCGCGGTTCCGAAACTGGAAACGCCTGCTCGTCGACGGCCTGCGGTTCGTCGCCGTCAGCGTCGTTTATGCGGTCCCGTTCGTCCTTCTGGTGGGGACGTTCGTCGCGGTGGTGGCCGCGAGCGAGGCGGCCGTCGGCGACCCCGCCGCGGAGACGGTCGCCGCCGTCGGCGCGGCCGTGACCGCCCTGCTCGCGGCCGGCTCGCTGCTCGCCTACGCCTACTTCCAGCCGCTCGCGCTCGCGAACCTCGCGCGCGAGGACCGGCTGGGCGCCGCCTTCGATCTCGGGACGCTCCGGACGGTCGGACTCACCAAGACCTACGCGGTCGCCTGGCTGCTCGCGGCCGTCGTCTGGCTCGTCGGCGGCGCCATCGAGGGGACGCTCTGGATCGTCCTCGTCGGCCTGTTCGTCGGCTTCTACGCCGACGTGGTCCGCTACTACCTCTACGGGCGCGGGCTGCGGCGGGCGCTCGGGATCGACTCGGACCCGGAACCGGCGACCGCCCCGGACCGGGACCCACGGGACGCCGAACCGACCCGCTCCGGCGATCCGACCGCCTCCTCCCGACCCGCGACCGAACGGCCCGCCGAGCCCATCGAACGGGGCACGATCCCGCGGATCGAGGAGCCCGCGGAGTTCGCGACCCGCACCGGGAGACGCGACCGCGAGCGGGGCTGGCCCGACTGGGAGACCGACGGATGA
- the rqcH gene encoding ribosome rescue protein RqcH: MDQKRELTSIDLAALVGELNEYEGAKVDKAYLYGDDFLRLKLRDFDRGRVELLIEVGEDKRAHVATPEHVPDAPGRPPDFAKMLRNRLSGADFAGVSQYEFDRILSFEFEREDQNTTIIVELFGEGNIAACDETRHVIDSLETVRLKSRTVAPGSRYQFPDSRVNPLEVDEEQFVALMRDSDTDLVRSLATQLNLGGLYAEEVCSRTGVEKTVAIEDADDDQLERLYDALSRLASEVKGKQFDPRIYRNDDGDLVDVTPIALEEHSGLESDSYERFNEALDDYFFELDTTEDEETDTSPDFEEEIARKGRIIDQQEGAIEGFERQAEEERERAELVYANYGLVDEVLTTVRNALEEGRSWDEVEETFEAGKEQGIDAAERVTGFDPENGMVTVELDDTSVALDVQSGVEKNADRLYTEAKRVEEKKAGAEEAIAETREELEALRKRKRQWEEGDVEEEESDDEPEEIDWLSRASIPVRKSEEWYENFRWFHTSDGYLVIGGRNADENEALVKKYLDRGDRFFHTQAHGGPVTVLKATGPSEPAKEVDFPESSIHEAAQFAVSYSSVWKEGRFADDAYSVDPDQVSKTPESGEYIEKGGFVIRGDRTYHRDTEVGVAVGIVCEPTTRVIGGPPSAIVPRAETAIEVEPGRYAQNDMAKMLYREFRERFADTAFVRKVASPDLIQEFLPPGGSRMADE, from the coding sequence ATGGACCAGAAACGGGAGCTGACCAGCATCGATCTCGCGGCGCTGGTCGGCGAGCTGAACGAGTACGAGGGCGCGAAGGTCGACAAGGCCTACCTCTACGGCGACGACTTCCTGCGCCTGAAGCTGCGCGATTTCGACCGCGGACGGGTCGAGCTGCTGATCGAGGTCGGTGAGGACAAGCGGGCCCACGTCGCGACCCCCGAGCACGTCCCCGACGCGCCGGGCCGACCGCCCGATTTCGCGAAGATGCTTCGCAACCGGCTGTCGGGCGCGGACTTCGCCGGCGTCTCCCAGTACGAGTTCGACCGCATCCTCAGCTTCGAGTTCGAACGCGAGGATCAGAACACCACGATCATCGTCGAGCTGTTCGGCGAGGGCAACATCGCCGCCTGTGACGAGACGCGCCACGTGATCGACTCGCTGGAAACGGTGCGATTGAAGTCCCGGACCGTCGCGCCCGGCTCGCGCTATCAGTTCCCCGACTCGCGGGTCAATCCTCTCGAAGTGGACGAGGAGCAGTTCGTCGCCCTGATGCGCGACTCGGACACCGACCTCGTGCGGTCGCTCGCGACCCAGCTCAACCTCGGCGGGCTCTACGCCGAGGAGGTCTGTTCCCGGACGGGCGTCGAGAAGACCGTCGCCATCGAGGACGCCGACGACGACCAGCTCGAGCGGCTCTACGACGCCCTCTCGCGGCTCGCGAGCGAGGTGAAGGGAAAGCAGTTCGACCCGCGGATCTACCGGAACGACGACGGCGACCTCGTCGACGTGACGCCCATCGCGCTGGAGGAACACTCGGGCCTCGAAAGCGACTCCTACGAGCGGTTCAACGAGGCGCTCGACGACTACTTCTTCGAGCTCGATACGACAGAGGACGAGGAGACCGACACCAGTCCCGACTTCGAGGAGGAGATCGCGCGCAAGGGCCGGATCATCGACCAGCAGGAGGGCGCGATCGAGGGGTTCGAACGGCAGGCCGAAGAGGAGCGCGAGCGCGCCGAACTCGTCTACGCCAACTACGGGCTAGTCGACGAGGTGCTGACGACGGTCCGGAACGCCCTCGAGGAGGGTCGGAGCTGGGACGAGGTCGAGGAGACCTTCGAGGCCGGCAAGGAACAGGGGATCGACGCCGCGGAGCGCGTAACGGGGTTCGACCCCGAGAACGGCATGGTGACGGTCGAGCTCGACGACACGTCCGTCGCGCTCGACGTCCAGTCGGGCGTCGAGAAGAACGCCGACCGCCTCTACACCGAGGCAAAGCGCGTCGAGGAGAAGAAGGCCGGCGCCGAGGAGGCGATCGCCGAGACCCGCGAGGAGCTCGAGGCGCTTCGCAAGCGAAAGCGCCAGTGGGAGGAGGGCGACGTCGAGGAGGAGGAGAGCGACGACGAGCCAGAGGAGATCGACTGGCTCTCGCGGGCGTCGATCCCCGTTCGCAAGAGCGAGGAGTGGTACGAGAACTTCCGCTGGTTCCACACGAGCGACGGCTACCTCGTGATCGGCGGGCGGAACGCCGACGAGAACGAGGCACTGGTGAAGAAGTACCTCGACCGGGGCGATCGCTTCTTCCATACCCAGGCCCACGGCGGTCCCGTCACGGTGCTGAAGGCGACGGGACCGAGCGAGCCCGCGAAGGAGGTCGACTTCCCCGAGTCGTCGATCCACGAGGCCGCGCAGTTCGCGGTGTCGTACTCGTCGGTCTGGAAGGAGGGCCGCTTCGCCGACGACGCCTACTCCGTCGACCCGGATCAGGTCTCGAAGACGCCCGAGAGCGGCGAGTACATCGAGAAGGGCGGGTTCGTGATCCGTGGTGACCGGACCTACCACCGGGACACCGAGGTCGGCGTCGCCGTCGGCATCGTCTGCGAGCCGACCACGCGCGTGATCGGCGGGCCGCCCTCGGCGATCGTCCCGCGGGCGGAGACGGCGATCGAGGTCGAGCCCGGCCGCTATGCCCAGAACGACATGGCGAAGATGCTCTACCGGGAGTTCCGCGAGCGCTTCGCCGACACCGCGTTCGTCCGGAAGGTCGCGAGCCCCGACCTGATCCAGGAGTTCCTGCCGCCCGGCGGCAGCCGGATGGCCGACGAATGA
- a CDS encoding glycoside hydrolase family 3 N-terminal domain-containing protein, translating to MQLTAGIAGAAAVGGYAAADTELDDETNEEIDERVAGMSLAEKVGQMTQLDLARLSGEDPWDGGELNEELLETAFEENHVGSILSGGGSTPVENTPEAWAETTNEIQEYAIEATGVPIIYGIDAVHGHSNVVDATMFPHAAGVGATWEPEYAEEIGDHTAEVVRATGIHWNFGPAADLARDLRWGRYYESFSEDPVHTSIMTAAETRGLQGEDGPDGDSIAATVKHFTGYSEPFGGLDRNPAHIPQRRLRTQHLPPFQAGLDAGAATVMMNSGSLNGVPAHASEYLIQELLREEMGFDGVIVSDWEDIHRLRSIHEVGESIKDAVRLVIGAGVDMYMVPYEIDDFVPNLIELVEEGEIPEERIDASVRRILKLKHRLDLFDDPYVDPGVAEEAVVGADRDLAHESAAKSMTLLENDGTLPLSGEESLLVTGPAATDVAIQMGGWTVEWQGLDDAEEEPPAVTVLEGLEDAAGDVTHVPWDREEPGDEDELESAAEGADVAVVCVGEGSYAEGPGDDQSPSLADAQADLIEQVAGTDTPVVCVMLSGRPLTLEGVHEHIDAFVMGYLPGTEAGTAVADVLLGEENPGGRLPFTWPRHVGQAPIYYNHYPGEGEFDPLYEFGDGESYTDFEYEIASVDPGTVSDPSPDSTVELTVEVDNTGEHDGDDVVLVFGDREFTSGPLMLPDRQLLAFERCHVESGGSTTLTLEVPLGPLALVSGDVPDDGERYVESGEYRLFVGEETTELHVE from the coding sequence ATGCAGCTCACCGCCGGCATTGCGGGGGCAGCGGCGGTCGGCGGCTACGCCGCCGCGGACACGGAACTGGACGACGAAACGAACGAGGAGATCGACGAGCGGGTCGCGGGGATGAGCCTCGCGGAGAAGGTCGGGCAGATGACCCAGCTCGACCTCGCGCGCCTCTCGGGCGAGGACCCCTGGGACGGGGGCGAACTCAACGAGGAGCTCCTCGAAACCGCCTTCGAGGAGAACCACGTCGGGTCGATCCTCAGCGGCGGGGGCTCGACTCCGGTCGAGAACACGCCCGAGGCGTGGGCCGAGACGACCAACGAGATCCAGGAGTACGCGATCGAGGCCACCGGCGTCCCGATCATCTACGGGATCGACGCCGTCCACGGTCACAGCAACGTCGTCGACGCGACGATGTTCCCCCACGCAGCCGGCGTCGGCGCGACCTGGGAACCCGAGTATGCGGAGGAGATCGGCGATCACACCGCCGAGGTCGTACGCGCGACCGGCATCCACTGGAACTTCGGGCCGGCCGCGGACCTCGCGCGGGACCTCCGCTGGGGCCGCTACTACGAGTCCTTCAGCGAGGACCCGGTCCACACCTCGATCATGACCGCCGCCGAGACCCGCGGGCTCCAGGGCGAGGACGGGCCCGACGGCGACTCGATCGCGGCGACGGTCAAACACTTCACGGGCTACTCCGAGCCCTTCGGCGGGCTCGATCGCAACCCGGCACACATCCCCCAGCGGCGGCTCCGCACCCAGCACCTCCCGCCGTTCCAGGCCGGCCTCGACGCCGGCGCGGCGACGGTGATGATGAACAGCGGCTCGCTCAACGGCGTGCCCGCCCACGCTTCGGAGTACCTGATCCAGGAGCTCTTGCGCGAGGAGATGGGCTTCGACGGCGTGATCGTCTCGGACTGGGAGGACATCCACCGGCTGCGCTCGATCCACGAGGTCGGCGAGTCGATCAAGGACGCCGTCCGGCTGGTCATCGGCGCGGGCGTCGACATGTACATGGTCCCCTACGAGATCGACGACTTCGTGCCGAACCTCATCGAGCTCGTCGAGGAGGGCGAGATCCCCGAGGAGCGCATCGACGCCTCGGTTCGCCGGATCCTGAAGCTGAAACACCGCCTCGACCTCTTCGACGACCCCTACGTCGACCCCGGGGTGGCCGAGGAGGCGGTCGTCGGCGCGGACCGCGACCTCGCACACGAGTCGGCCGCCAAGTCGATGACGCTGCTCGAGAACGACGGCACGCTGCCGCTGTCGGGCGAGGAGTCGCTGCTGGTCACCGGGCCGGCCGCGACCGACGTCGCGATCCAGATGGGCGGCTGGACCGTCGAGTGGCAGGGCCTCGACGACGCGGAGGAGGAGCCACCGGCAGTGACCGTTCTCGAGGGCCTCGAGGACGCGGCCGGCGACGTGACCCACGTCCCGTGGGACCGCGAGGAGCCTGGCGACGAGGACGAGCTCGAGTCGGCCGCCGAAGGCGCCGACGTCGCGGTGGTCTGTGTCGGCGAGGGCTCCTACGCCGAGGGGCCCGGCGACGACCAGTCGCCGAGCCTCGCCGATGCGCAGGCCGACCTGATCGAGCAGGTCGCTGGGACCGACACCCCCGTGGTCTGCGTGATGCTCTCGGGGCGGCCGCTGACCCTGGAGGGCGTCCACGAGCACATCGACGCGTTCGTCATGGGCTACCTGCCGGGCACCGAGGCCGGCACCGCGGTCGCGGACGTCCTGCTGGGCGAGGAGAACCCCGGCGGGCGCCTGCCCTTCACCTGGCCGCGCCACGTCGGCCAGGCGCCGATCTACTACAACCACTACCCCGGCGAGGGCGAGTTCGACCCGCTCTACGAGTTCGGCGACGGCGAGAGCTACACCGACTTCGAGTACGAGATCGCCTCGGTCGACCCGGGGACGGTGAGCGATCCCTCGCCCGACTCGACGGTCGAGCTCACCGTCGAGGTCGACAACACGGGCGAGCACGACGGCGACGACGTCGTGCTGGTCTTCGGGGACCGGGAGTTCACCAGCGGGCCGCTGATGCTGCCCGACCGCCAGCTGCTCGCGTTCGAGCGGTGTCACGTCGAGAGCGGCGGCTCGACGACCCTGACCCTCGAGGTACCGCTCGGCCCGCTCGCGCTCGTCTCGGGTGACGTCCCCGACGACGGCGAGCGCTACGTCGAGTCCGGCGAGTACCGGCTGTTCGTCGGCGAAGAGACGACGGAGTTGCACGTCGAGTAG
- a CDS encoding SHOCT domain-containing protein yields the protein MSADSPRERLEENAVGVASLLVTGLGLLALFAGASWFWLVFLLGFMVVVPLVALLFGDEEERAEWWDDWWGDESDWEEWFGTKEDWLGSSSDEPEAEPEAAREPSNRDALATLRYRYAQGDLTDEQFERKLERLLETETMEDLEDRERARERLYER from the coding sequence ATGAGCGCGGACAGCCCGAGGGAACGGCTCGAGGAGAACGCCGTCGGCGTGGCGTCGCTGCTCGTTACCGGCCTCGGACTCCTGGCACTGTTCGCCGGGGCGAGCTGGTTCTGGCTCGTCTTCCTCCTCGGCTTCATGGTCGTCGTTCCGCTGGTCGCCTTGCTGTTCGGCGACGAGGAGGAACGCGCGGAGTGGTGGGACGACTGGTGGGGCGACGAATCCGACTGGGAGGAGTGGTTCGGGACGAAGGAGGACTGGCTCGGGTCCTCCTCCGACGAACCCGAAGCTGAGCCCGAAGCCGCTCGGGAGCCCTCGAACCGCGACGCCCTCGCTACCCTCCGCTATCGCTACGCGCAGGGCGACCTCACCGACGAGCAGTTCGAGCGCAAGCTCGAGCGGCTGCTCGAAACCGAGACCATGGAGGACCTCGAGGACCGCGAACGAGCGCGCGAACGGCTCTACGAGCGATAG